In one window of Onychomys torridus chromosome 7, mOncTor1.1, whole genome shotgun sequence DNA:
- the LOC118586942 gene encoding olfactory receptor 7G2-like has product MTASSREHKNQTSASEFFLLGLTDDPELQAIIFGLFLSMYLVTVLGNLLIILAVSFDSHLHTPMYFFLSNLSFTDICFITSTIPKMLKNIQSQNKAISYTDCLTQLYFVVFLGGMENFLLAAMAYDRYVAICHPLRYTVIMNPSFCILLTLFSVFISMTDALLHSLLVLQLSFCTEVEIPHFFCELAHVIKLSCSDTLINYIVIYLAACIFGGLPFGGIILSYVQIVSSILKKPSMRGSYKVLSTCGSHLSVVSLFYGTVFGVYISSAVTDSPRSTAVASVLYTVVPQMLNPFIYSLRNKDMKEAFRKISAGIV; this is encoded by the exons ATGACAGCAAG TAGCAGAGAACACAAAAATCAAACATCTGCTTCAGAATTCTTTCTCCTGGGATTGACAGATGATCCAGAACTACAGGCCATCATCTTTGGACTCTTCCTATCCATGTACCTGGTCACAGTGCTTGGAAACCTGCTCATTATCCTGGCTGTCAGCTTTGACTCCCACCTCCAtacccccatgtacttcttcctctctaACCTATCCTTCACTGATATCTGCTTCATAACAAGCACAATTCCCAAGATGCTAAAGAACATCCAGAGTCAGAACAAAGCTATCAGTTACACAGATTGTCTTACACAGTTgtactttgttgtttttcttggtgGAATGGAAAACTTTCTGCTGGCAGCAATGGCTTAtgatcgctatgtggccatctgccatCCACTTAGATACACAGTCATTATGAATCCAAGCTTCTGCATTCTGCTGACTTTATTCTCCGTGTTCATTAGCATGACAGATGCCCTACTTCACAGTCTGCTGGTATTACAACTATCCTTCTGCACAGAGGTGGAAATTCCACACTTCTTCTGTGAACTTGCTCATGTCATCAAGCTGTCTTGTTCTGACACCCTCATCAACTACATAGTGATATACTTGGCAGCTTGCATATTTGGTGGTCTTCCGTTTGGGGgcattattttatcttatgttcaAATTGTCTCCTCAATTTTGAAGAAACCATCAATGAGAGGTAGTTATAAAGTCCTTTCCACATGTGGGTCTCACTTGTCAGTTGTTTCCCTGTTTTATGGCACAGTGTTTGGTGTCTACATCAGCTCTGCAGTTACTGACTCTCCCAGGAGCACAGCAGTGGCTTCAGTATTGTACACTGTGGTCCCTCAGATGCTAAACCCCTTTATCTACAGTCTGAGAAACAAAGATATGAAAGAAGCTTTCAGGAaaataagtgctgggattgtgtga